From Proteiniborus sp. MB09-C3, the proteins below share one genomic window:
- a CDS encoding serine hydrolase, translating into MLIENIKSCCTDTKANISIVLKDLTNDRWIYTLNENRIVSSASTIKILIMIEALNQVLEGKYQLKQKVRIKEEDKVGFSIVKDLTADYYNYVDLITLMIIVSDNTATNILIDLLGYDNINKMAEKLGLKNTILSRKMLEFKAIKEGRQNCTSPMDMAIIMESIYRKQILSHDMCELMTGILKKQKYKDCLGRFFSEDVKIAHKTGSLKNLSHDIGIFYLGSIDYLLGMFVTEASSDIEAKEIIGKVSKVVYDYYS; encoded by the coding sequence ATGCTTATAGAAAACATTAAATCCTGTTGCACAGACACAAAAGCAAATATATCCATAGTTTTGAAAGATTTAACTAATGACAGATGGATATATACATTAAATGAAAATAGAATTGTATCATCTGCCAGTACCATAAAAATACTTATTATGATAGAGGCATTAAATCAAGTTTTAGAGGGAAAATATCAGCTTAAGCAAAAAGTAAGGATAAAAGAAGAAGACAAGGTTGGTTTTAGCATAGTAAAAGACTTAACAGCAGACTATTATAACTATGTGGATCTTATAACACTCATGATAATAGTAAGTGATAATACTGCCACAAATATATTAATTGACTTATTGGGCTATGATAATATCAATAAAATGGCAGAAAAGCTAGGACTTAAAAACACTATATTATCTAGAAAAATGTTAGAATTTAAAGCTATTAAAGAAGGACGACAAAACTGCACAAGTCCTATGGATATGGCAATAATTATGGAAAGCATATATAGAAAGCAGATATTATCTCATGACATGTGTGAATTAATGACAGGAATATTGAAGAAACAAAAATATAAAGACTGCCTAGGTAGATTTTTTTCAGAAGATGTAAAAATAGCACACAAAACAGGCAGTCTTAAAAACCTTAGCCATGATATAGGAATATTTTACTTGGGTAGCATTGACTATCTTTTAGGCATGTTTGTTACTGAAGCAAGTAGCGATATAGAAGCTAAGGAAATTATAGGGAAAGTATCTAAAGTAGTTTATGATTATTATTCATAA
- a CDS encoding M55 family metallopeptidase, with translation MKIFISVDMEGIWGVVSPSHVNSDTSEYQRMRRLMTKEANLVIDEVFKNGATEVIVNDSHDNMDNLLIEELDPRAQLISGSPKPLSMMQGIDHTFDGIIFIGYHTRCGTPNGVFNHTYMGSTISKIFINGKEAGECGINAGVGGYFGIPVLAISGDDLLAAQAIEEIGDIETIIVKRAVSRYVAHNLSYNDLKKTYGEKLKNAFENIKSYPVIKYEGNTTMDIEFVSEIKAENVMLLPQAKRINNKTIRIESDDYLELFMLFRACMVLGGAIR, from the coding sequence TTGAAAATATTTATTTCTGTAGATATGGAAGGCATATGGGGAGTAGTATCCCCTTCACATGTAAACAGTGATACAAGCGAATACCAACGGATGAGAAGGCTTATGACTAAAGAAGCTAATTTGGTAATAGACGAAGTATTTAAAAATGGAGCTACTGAAGTAATAGTAAATGATTCACATGACAATATGGATAACTTATTGATTGAAGAGTTAGATCCAAGGGCACAGCTAATAAGTGGCTCTCCAAAGCCTCTAAGCATGATGCAGGGCATAGATCATACCTTTGATGGAATCATTTTTATAGGCTATCATACAAGATGCGGCACTCCTAATGGAGTATTCAATCATACATACATGGGCTCCACAATATCTAAGATTTTCATAAATGGAAAAGAAGCAGGAGAATGCGGAATAAATGCAGGAGTCGGAGGATACTTTGGAATACCTGTCTTAGCTATTTCAGGTGATGATTTATTGGCAGCTCAGGCAATAGAGGAAATAGGAGATATAGAAACTATTATAGTTAAAAGAGCGGTAAGCAGATATGTAGCTCATAATTTATCCTATAATGACCTAAAGAAAACCTATGGTGAAAAGCTTAAAAATGCATTTGAAAATATAAAAAGCTATCCTGTAATTAAATATGAAGGAAATACTACTATGGATATAGAATTTGTATCAGAGATTAAGGCTGAAAATGTAATGCTACTGCCTCAGGCTAAGAGGATAAACAATAAGACCATAAGAATAGAATCAGATGACTATCTAGAGTTATTTATGCTATTCAGAGCATGTATGGTTTTAGGTGGAGCCATTAGATGA
- a CDS encoding SH3 domain-containing C40 family peptidase, whose product MKSAIVTSTIAPLMPVPEFNTEKADEALCGMTVEIIEELSKGWYYCNTSYRYKGYIYESHISIDTEKACKWKEEAKNIISHRYVDVMAEPKYQSHIIHNLVKGSIIKATTETSDVWSKIVLPDSREGWIKSVYIGDYGASSNSIPEKELRNNLVNTALDYLGTQYRWGGKSHLGLDCSGLCSISYLINGVTIYRDAQIKDGYDMREIPREEIKKGDLIFFPGHVAMYLGDDKYIHSSSRNSGVFINSLNPEHEDYWEELAKSIIKCGSIFDKKK is encoded by the coding sequence ATGAAGTCAGCCATAGTTACTAGTACTATAGCCCCTTTAATGCCAGTACCTGAATTTAACACAGAAAAAGCTGATGAGGCTTTATGTGGAATGACTGTTGAAATTATAGAGGAACTTTCAAAAGGATGGTATTATTGCAATACTAGCTATAGATATAAAGGATATATTTATGAAAGCCATATATCTATCGATACTGAAAAAGCCTGCAAGTGGAAGGAAGAAGCAAAAAATATTATTAGCCATAGATATGTAGACGTCATGGCAGAACCTAAGTATCAGTCTCATATTATCCACAATCTAGTTAAAGGTTCCATAATTAAAGCTACTACTGAGACTTCTGATGTCTGGTCCAAGATAGTTTTGCCAGATAGTAGAGAGGGCTGGATAAAGTCAGTATATATAGGAGACTATGGAGCATCATCTAATAGCATTCCAGAAAAAGAGCTAAGAAATAATCTGGTGAATACTGCCTTAGATTATTTAGGAACCCAGTACAGATGGGGTGGCAAATCACATTTAGGATTAGACTGCTCAGGTCTATGCTCCATATCATATTTAATAAATGGAGTCACAATTTACAGGGATGCTCAAATAAAAGATGGATACGATATGAGAGAAATACCTAGAGAAGAAATAAAAAAGGGAGACTTAATATTCTTTCCAGGTCATGTTGCTATGTATTTAGGTGATGATAAATATATACATTCCTCATCACGAAACAGTGGAGTATTTATAAATAGTTTAAATCCAGAGCATGAGGATTATTGGGAGGAGCTGGCTAAGTCTATAATTAAGTGTGGGAGCATATTTGATAAAAAAAAATAA
- a CDS encoding LD-carboxypeptidase has product MLRPRPLKIGDSIGLVGASSSTPSDKIELAIKALEMLGLNVIAGESCYASYGYLSGKDDLRAKDINSMFQNPSVAGVFCIRGGYGSARLLDLIDFEMIKSNPKLFIGYSDVTALHIAFNQICKLVTFHGPMPSTELYKGLDSYTMDSYLNNIFTDRPIGLIKAPEGMEIKTLVDGECEGIITGGNLSLITASIGTKYEIDTKGKILFIEEVDEEPYRVDRMLLQLKQAGKLDSAIGIILGYFTNCIAEEPEKSLTLMDIFKELIVPLSKPTIYSFPCGHDLPTVTIPLGAKVRIARGSSGVYFLD; this is encoded by the coding sequence ATGTTAAGACCAAGGCCACTTAAAATTGGAGATTCAATAGGCTTGGTAGGGGCCTCTAGTTCAACTCCTTCTGATAAAATAGAGCTAGCAATAAAGGCTTTGGAGATGCTTGGCTTGAATGTTATAGCCGGTGAAAGCTGCTATGCTTCATATGGGTATCTTTCGGGTAAAGATGACCTAAGAGCAAAGGATATCAACAGCATGTTCCAAAATCCATCTGTGGCAGGAGTATTCTGCATTAGAGGAGGATATGGTTCAGCAAGATTATTAGATTTAATAGATTTCGAAATGATAAAGTCAAACCCTAAGCTCTTTATAGGATATAGTGATGTTACAGCATTACACATTGCATTTAATCAAATCTGTAAACTAGTAACATTCCATGGACCAATGCCATCTACTGAGCTTTACAAGGGTTTAGACAGCTATACAATGGATTCTTACCTAAACAATATTTTTACAGACAGACCTATAGGTTTGATAAAGGCTCCAGAAGGAATGGAGATCAAGACCTTAGTAGATGGCGAATGTGAGGGAATTATTACTGGAGGTAATTTGTCTTTAATAACAGCTTCAATAGGTACTAAATATGAAATAGATACAAAGGGAAAGATACTCTTCATAGAAGAAGTAGATGAAGAGCCTTATAGAGTAGATAGGATGCTATTACAGCTTAAGCAGGCAGGAAAATTAGATAGCGCCATAGGAATTATTTTAGGCTACTTTACAAATTGCATAGCTGAAGAGCCGGAAAAGAGCTTAACTCTTATGGATATATTTAAGGAGCTAATAGTGCCGCTAAGCAAGCCAACCATATATAGCTTCCCCTGTGGTCATGATCTCCCTACTGTTACTATACCATTGGGAGCTAAGGTGAGGATAGCTAGGGGAAGTAGCGGTGTATATTTTTTAGATTGA
- a CDS encoding oligopeptide/dipeptide ABC transporter ATP-binding protein has protein sequence MSIKERKILLEVKNLRVEFGKKKKDKLVAVNDVSFHIYKGEIFGLVGESGSGKTTIGRAIMRLNETAGGEILFNGRKINGDIDKELDRELTRKIQMIFQDPMSSLNERAKVEYIVSEGLYNLKSYRSEEERKEKVERALLDVGLLPEFLSRFPHEFSGGQRQRIGVARALVMEPELIIADEPISALDVSIRAQVLNLLSELQKKKDLTYLFIAHDLSVVRFITDRLAVIHKGKIVELAETEKLFKNPLHPYTRALLSAIPLPDPRAEKKKILESYDPSIHDYRYSLPKWVEIEKGHFVLGNEEELEDYKKILERNKYVKTKAT, from the coding sequence ATGTCTATTAAAGAGAGAAAAATCTTATTGGAAGTCAAAAACTTACGTGTAGAGTTCGGAAAAAAGAAAAAGGATAAACTTGTTGCTGTAAACGATGTTAGTTTTCATATATATAAGGGGGAAATCTTTGGGTTAGTAGGAGAATCAGGCTCAGGAAAGACTACTATTGGCAGGGCAATAATGAGACTAAATGAGACTGCTGGCGGAGAAATACTTTTTAATGGAAGGAAAATAAACGGAGATATAGATAAAGAGTTAGATAGGGAACTGACTAGAAAAATTCAAATGATATTTCAAGACCCTATGTCATCTCTAAACGAAAGAGCGAAGGTTGAATATATAGTATCAGAAGGATTGTATAATTTAAAAAGTTATAGAAGCGAAGAAGAAAGAAAAGAAAAAGTGGAAAGGGCGCTATTAGATGTTGGATTGCTGCCTGAATTTTTAAGCCGTTTTCCCCATGAGTTTTCAGGAGGACAAAGACAGAGAATAGGAGTTGCGAGAGCTTTAGTCATGGAACCAGAATTAATCATAGCAGATGAGCCAATATCTGCATTAGATGTTTCCATTCGAGCACAGGTTTTGAACCTTCTATCAGAGCTTCAAAAAAAGAAAGACTTGACCTATCTTTTCATAGCCCATGATTTATCTGTTGTACGATTTATAACAGATAGATTAGCAGTAATCCACAAAGGAAAGATAGTAGAGCTGGCAGAAACAGAAAAGCTTTTTAAAAATCCATTACATCCTTATACACGAGCACTTTTATCTGCTATACCTCTTCCAGATCCTAGAGCAGAGAAGAAAAAAATATTAGAATCATATGACCCTAGTATACACGATTACAGGTATAGCTTACCTAAATGGGTAGAGATAGAAAAAGGACATTTTGTCCTAGGTAATGAGGAAGAGCTTGAAGACTATAAAAAAATATTGGAGAGAAATAAATATGTTAAGACCAAGGCCACTTAA